In one window of Gossypium hirsutum isolate 1008001.06 chromosome A01, Gossypium_hirsutum_v2.1, whole genome shotgun sequence DNA:
- the LOC107903161 gene encoding dehydration-responsive element-binding protein 1F: protein MVQSSKSHEISSSSSQSEAGSTSLGQSQKRRAGRKKFKETRHPIFKGVRTRKGKWVSEVREPNKKSRIWLGTFSYPGMAAKAYDVAALALRGDAASLNFPESARTLPRPKSLSVKDIQIAAMEAAETFIEDKTSPDSVSSAVPAFPENMVFEVEDEDEVFNMPGILESMAEGLMITPPSMQKGYYPDDDDDDGNDYVEVNLWGD from the coding sequence atggtaCAAAGCTCAAAATCCCATGAAATTTCATCATCGTCTTCACAGTCAGAAGCAGGGAGTACTTCATTAGGACAATCCCAGAAAAGAAGAGCGGGAAGGAAGAAATTTAAAGAGACGAGACACCCAATATTCAAAGGTGTTAGAACAAGGAAAGGGAAATGGGTTAGTGAAGTGAGAGAACCAAATAAGAAGTCTCGTATATGGTTAGGGACATTTTCGTATCCAGGTATGGCTGCTAAAGCTTATGATGTAGCTGCTTTAGCACTTAGAGGAGATGCTGCTTCTTTAAATTTTCCTGAATCTGCTCGTACATTGCCACGTCCTAAGTCATTGTCTGTTAAGGATATTCAGATTGCTGCTATGGAAGCTGCTGAGACGTTTATTGAAGATAAAACTTCGCCTGATTCGGTGTCGTCAGCGGTACCGGCATTTCCGGAAAATATGGTGTTTGAagttgaagatgaagatgaagtgTTTAATATGCCGGGGATACTTGAAAGTATGGCGGAAGGATTGATGATAACTCCACCATCTATGCAGAAAGGGTATTAtcctgatgatgatgatgatgatgggaaTGATTATGTGGAAGTCAATCTCTGGGGTGACTAA